A single region of the Brassica rapa cultivar Chiifu-401-42 chromosome A03, CAAS_Brap_v3.01, whole genome shotgun sequence genome encodes:
- the LOC103861020 gene encoding uncharacterized protein LOC103861020 — protein MSGNDDAETAKIEVWWDMKDCPIPEGYDARRVRPSIERAFNKRGYSTCPVSITAYGDQNQTPCHVLRGLSSTGVAVAHTKSESTRSVMYRDMVEWRGQNPPPGTMMIISDQVGGDLSWDLARLQQRTRYQLFLAYSIKPCNDLFLLYRANWRWEQLLEEEGAAPLVVGGLSSAAMFYCKSCNFDCQSLEKFRKHLSSYKHGMEEAINPPNTELSCVTETWAKNYPATPEHATAKILVLWNMNDCPIPEGYDACGVRPSIERALKEVGYTGPVSITAYADQKQTPDHHLLALSSTGVDYAHTLPSVEYSRMITDFEEWAEDNPAPASIMIISNELALRKSHSSRLCRKLQESNYKCFLAYSVRPFKMPVLLTSAEWLWESLLSGGCFLFLRSSSSTWARNYPATPKHATAKIHVLWDMKDCPIPEGYDARRVRPSIERALKEVGYTGPVSVSITAFADQKETPDHHLLALSSTDVDFAHTLWWVLHSRMITNFEEWAEDNPAPATVMIISDRLGWRMSQSSLLQKSNYNCLLAYSVRPFVKPTLLTSAEWLWESLFAVSETKRHTLQKCSGSEMVVASTGMFYCDLCDCHCKSLDDFKKHLSREEHTHEDNIMNTHFQSFRHRHRQFKMSKYHDEASFFT, from the exons ATGTCGGGGAACGATGACGCGGAGACAGCTAAAATAGAGGTGTGGTGGGACATGAAGGACTGTCCGATTCCGGAGGGGTATGATGCTCGTCGGGTCCGTCCAAGTATAGAAAGGGCGTTCAATAAACGAGGCTACAGTACTTGTCCTGTCTCCATCACTGCCTATGGCGACCAAAACCAGACCCCTTGCCACGTCCTGCGAGGGCTCTCTTCCACTGGAGTCGCTGTTGCACATACCAAATCAG AAAGCACACGCTCAGTCATGTATCGGGATATGGTGGAGTGGCGAGGTCAAAATCCACCTCCGGGTACAATGATGATCATATCCGATCAGGTGGGGGGTGACTTGTCCTGGGATCTGGCCAGGCTACAACAGCGCACTAGATACCAACTTTTTCTGGCTTATTCAATTAAGCCTTGTAACGATTTATTCCTGCTCTATAGAGCAAATTGGCGCTGGGAACAATTACTAGAAGAAGAAGGAGCCGCACCACTTGTGGTGGGTGGATTATCATCTGCTGCCATGTTTTATTGCAAATCATGCAATTTCGATTGCCAAAGCCTGGAGAAATTCAGGAAGCATCTCTCCAGTTATAAGCATGGAATGGAA GAGGCTATAAACCCTCCGAACACAGAACTCTCATGTGTAACGGAGACGTGGGCGAAGAACTACCCGGCCACGCCTGAACACGCCACAGCTAAAATACTGGTGTTGTGGAACATGAATGACTGCCCTATTCCTGAAGGTTATGATGCTTGTGGGGTCCGTCCAAGTATAGAAAGGGCGTTGAAGGAAGTAGGCTACACTGGTCCTGTCTCTATCACTGCCTATGCCGACCAAAAACAAACCCCTGATCACCACCTTCTTGCGCTCTCTTCCACCGGAGTCGATTATGCACATACTCTTCCAT CGGTCGAATACAGTCGCATGATTACAGATTTTGAGGAGTGGGCAGAAGATAATCCTGCTCCGGCTTCAATTATGATCATATCGAATGAACTGGCTTTGAGAAAGTCCCATTCATCACGTCTTTGCCGGAAACTACAAGAGAGTAACTACAAGTGTTTTTTGGCATATTCAGTTAGGCCTTTTAAAATGCCAGTCCTGCTCACTTCTGCTGAGTGGCTCTGGGAAAGCTTACTTTCAGGTGGttgtttcttgtttcttcgCTCATCTTCCAGTACTTGGGCAAGGAACTACCCGGCCACACCTAAACACGCCACAGCTAAAATACATGTGTTGTGGGACATGAAGGACTGTCCGATTCCCGAGGGGTATGATGCTCGTCGGGTCCGTCCAAGTATAGAAAGGGCGTTAAAGGAAGTAGGCTACACTGGTCCTGTCTCTGTCTCCATCACTGCCTTTGCCGACCAAAAAGAAACCCCTGATCACCACCTTCTAGCGCTCTCTTCCACTGACGTCGATTTTGCACATACCCTTTGGT GGGTCTTACACAGTCGCATGATTACAAATTTTGAGGAATGGGCAGAAGATAATCCTGCTCCGGCTACAGTTATGATCATATCAGATCGACTGGGTTGGCGCATGTCCCAATCATCACTTCTACAGAAGAGTAACTACAACTGTCTTTTGGCTTATTCAGTTAGGCCTTTTGTAAAGCCAACCCTGCTCACTTCTGCTGAGTGGCTCTGGGAAAGCTTATTTGCAG TTTCAGAGACAAAAAGACACACTCTTCAGAAGTGCAGTGGAAGTGAAATGGTTGTTGCATCTACCGGTATGTTTTATTGCGATTTGTGCGACTGTCATTGCAAAAGCCTGGATGATTTCAAGAAGCATCTCTCAAGAGAAGAACATACACATGAG GACAACATAATGAATACGCATTTTCAATCTTTTCGTCACCGGCATAGGCAATTTAAAATGTCCAAGTACCATGATGAGGCAAGTTTTTTTACTTAA
- the LOC103861022 gene encoding BES1/BZR1 homolog protein 3, producing the protein MTSGTRTPTWKERENNKRRERRRRAIAAKIFAGLRIHGNFKLPKHCDNNEVLKALCNEAGWTVEDDGTTYRKGCKPTDRMELMNGSTSASPCSSYQPSPRGSYNPSPSSSSFPSPTNPFGDANSLIPWLKNLSSNSPSKLPFFNGNSISAPVTPPLARSPTYDQVTIPDSGWLSGMQTPQSGPSSPTFSLVSRNPFFDKEAFKMGDSSSPMWTPGQSGNCSPAIPAGVDQNSDVPMADGMAAEFAFGMVKPWEGERIHGECVSDDLELTLGNSRTR; encoded by the exons ATGACTTCGGGGACTAGAACGCCGACgtggaaagagagagaaaacaaCAAACGGCGAGAGCGGCGGAGACGTGCGATTGCGGCTAAGATATTCGCGGGGCTTAGGATACATGGGAACTTCAAGCTCCCTAAACACTGCGATAACAACGAAGTTCTTAAAGCTTTATGCAACGAAGCTGGTTGGACCGTCGAAGACGACGGAACTACTTACCGGAAG GGATGCAAACCAACGGATCGAATGGAACTCATGAATGGTTCCACTTCAGCGAGTCCATGCTCATCGTACCAACCTAGCCCTCGTGGCTCCTACAATCCAAGCCCTTCATCTTCCTCATTCCCTAGTCCTACAAACCCAtttggtgatgctaactcacttaTCCCTTGGCTCAAGAACCTCTCTTCAAACTCACCTTCCAAGCTTCCTTTCTTCAATGGAAACTCTATAAGCGCTCCCGTGACTCCACCATTGGCTCGAAGCCCTACTTATGATCAAGTTACAATCCCTGACTCTGGATGGCTCTCTGGAATGCAAACCCCACAGAGCGGACCATCTTCTCCTACTTTCAGCTTGGTTTCGAGAAACCCATTTTTCGACAAAGAGGCTTTTAAAATGGGAGATAGTAGTTCACCAATGTGGACTCCTGGACAAAGTGGAAACTGCTCTCCAGCTATTCCTGCTGGTGTTGATCAAAACTCTGATGTACCAATGGCTGATGGAATGGCGGCAGAGTTTGCGTTTGGAATGGTGAAGCCTTGGGAAGGAGAAAGGATACATGGAGAATGCGTTTCAGATGATTTAGAACTTACACTTGGAAACTCAAGAACCAGATGA
- the LOC103861172 gene encoding uncharacterized protein LOC103861172, which yields MMLGNDAAETSKIEVWWDMKDCPIPEGYDARPVRPSIERAFNKLGYSTCPVSITAYGDQNQTPCHVLRGLSSTGVAVVHTISESTRSVMHRDMVEWRGQNPPPATILIISDQVEGDFSWDLARLQQRTRYHLFLAYSSKPCNDLFLLRYANWRWEKLLEEEGGTPPLVATGGLSSAAVFYCKSCNFNCQSLKTVRKHLSSYKHGLEDAINSPDSRLLCVTKTWAKNYPATPEHATAKMHVLWDMNDSPIPEGYDACRVRPSIERAFKELGYTGPVSITAFADQKQTPDHHLLALSSTGVFFAHTLPC from the exons ATGATGTTGGGGAACGATGCGGCGGagacctctaaaatagaggtgTGGTGGGACATGAAGGACTGTCCGATTCCGGAGGGGTATGATGCTCGTCCGGTCCGTCCAAGTATAGAAAGGGCGTTCAATAAACTAGGCTACAGTACTTGTCCTGTCTCCATCACTGCCTATGGCGACCAAAACCAAACCCCTTGCCACGTCCTGCGAGGGCTGTCTTCCACTGGAGTCGCTGTTGTACATACCATATCAG AAAGCACGCGTTCAGTCATGCATCGGGATATGGTGGAGTGGCGAGGTCAAAATCCACCTCCGGCTACAATTTTGATCATATCCGATCAAGTGGAAGGTGACTTCTCCTGGGATCTTGCCCGGCTACAACAGCGCACTAGATACCACCTTTTTCTGGCTTATTCAAGCAAGCCTTGTAACGATTTATTCCTGCTCCGTTATGCAAATTGGCGCTGGGAGAAATTACTAGAAGAAGAAGGAGGCACACCACCACTTGTGGCGACGGGTGGATTATCATCTGCTGCCGTGTTTTATTGCAAATCGTGTAATTTCAATTGCCAAAGCCTGAAGACAGTCAGGAAGCATCTCTCGAGTTATAAGCATGGACTGGAA GATGCTATAAATTCTCCGGACTCACGACTCTTATGTGTAACGAAGACTTGGGCAAAGAACTACCCGGCCACGCCTGAACACGCCACAGCTAAAATGCATGTGTTGTGGGACATGAATGACTCCCCTATTCCCGAGGGGTATGATGCTTGTCGTGTCCGTCCAAGTATAGAAAGGGCGTTCAAGGAACTAGGCTACACAGGTCCTGTCTCCATCACAGCCTTTGCCGACCAAAAACAAACCCCTGATCACCACCTTCTTGCGCTCTCTTCCACTGGTGTCTTTTTTGCTCATACCCTTCCCTGTTAG
- the LOC103861021 gene encoding heat stress transcription factor A-4a — MDESSHGGSSSTSLPPFLTKTYEMVDDSSSDSIVSWSQSNKSFIVWNPPEFSRDLLPKFFKHNNFSSFIRQLNTYGFRKADPEQWEFANDDFVRGQPHLMKNIHRRKPVHSHSLPNLQPHPLTDSERQRMNDKIERLTKEKQVLLEELHKHEEERELFEQQVKKLKDQLHHMEKRQRTMVSSVSQVLEKPELALNLSPCLPEANDRKRRFPRVVGLETMLEENHQTCGAVREEGSTSTSSHDATEHQVERLESSIAIWENLVSDSCESMEQQETRNMMTLDVDESSTCPESPPLSCIQLSIDIRLKSPPSPRTIDMNSEPDVSKEQNTVSPTPPAVGANDVFWQQLLTENPGSTEQREVQSEKAEERSEKYWWNSRNVNTITEQLGHLTS; from the exons ATGGATGAGAGTAGCCATGGAGGTTCATCATCAACCTCACTCCCACCTTTCCTCACCAAAACGTACGAGATGGTCGACGATTCCTCATCGGATTCAATCGTCTCGTGGAGTCAGAGCAACAAGAGTTTCATCGTCTGGAACCCTCCAGAGTTTTCCAGAGACCTCCTTCCAAAATTCTTCAAGCACAACAACTTCTCAAGCTTTATCCGACAGCTTAACACATAC ggttTCAGAAAAGCTGATCCAGAGCAATGGGAGTTTGCTAATGATGATTTCGTTAGAGGCCAACCTCATCTTATGAAGAACATTCATAGACGCAAACCTGTTCACAGCCACTCTCTACCGAACCTCCAACCTCACCCATTGACTGATTCAGAACGACAGAGAATGAATGATAAGATCGAGAGACTGACTAAGGAGAAACAAGTGTTGCTTGAAGAGTTACATAAACACGAGGAGGAACGAGAGTTGTTTGAGCAGCAAGTTAAGAAACTCAAAGATCAGTTACATCACATGGAGAAGCGTCAGAGGACAATGGTTTCGTCTGTCTCTCAGGTACTTGAGAAGCCAGAGCTTGCTCTGAATCTATCACCGTGTCTACCCGAAGCAAACGATAGGAAAAGAAGGTTCCCTAGGGTTGTTGGATTAGAGACGATGTTGGAAGAGAACCACCAGACATGTGGTGCTGTGAGAGAGGAAGGTTCCACGAGCACTTCTTCACACGATGCAACGGAGCATCAGGTGGAACGGTTGGAGTCATCGATAGCGATTTGGGAGAATCTTGTGTCGGATTCTTGTGAGAGTATGGAGCAACAAGAAACAAGAAACATGATGACACTTGATGTGGATGAATCATCTACTTGTCCTGAGAGCCCTCCTCTTTCTTGCATTCAGCTGAGTATCGATATACGTCTTAAATCTCCTCCTTCTCCGAGGACCATCGACATGAACTCTGAGCCTGATGTTTCGAAAGAACAGAACACTGTTTCTCCTACTCCTCCAGCAGTAGGAGCGAATGATGTATTCTGGCAGCAGCTATTGACAGAGAACCCTGGCTCGACCGAGCAACGGGAAGTTCAATCAGAGAAAGCTGAAGAACGGAGTGAGAAATATTGGTGGAACTCGAGGAATGTAAATACAATTACAGAGCAGCTTGGACATCTGACTTCTTGA
- the LOC103861023 gene encoding aquaporin NIP1-2 yields MAEISGNGHGDSKEGAVMVNINQEVELQQQQKEAIHTTKSMKKQDSVLSFSVPFLQKLMAEILGTYFLIFAGCASVAVNAQHDKAVTLPGIAIVWGLTVMVLVYSLGHISGAHFNPAVTIAFASCGRFPLKQVPAYVISQVIGSTLAAATLRLLFGLDQDVCSGKHDVFVGTLPSGSDLQSFVIEFIITFYLMFIISGVATDNRAIGELAGLAVGSTVLLNVIIAGPVSGASMNPGRSLGPAMVYNCYKGIWIYIASPILGAVAGAWVYNTVRYTDKPLREITKSGSFLKSVRNGSSR; encoded by the exons ATGGCGGAGATCTCGGGAAACGGCCATGGTGACTCCAAAGAAGGAGCAGTGATGGTGAACATCAACCAAGAAGTTGaacttcaacaacaacaaaaagaagcTATTCATACCACAAAATCCATGAAGAAACAAGACTCAGTCCTCTCGTTCTCTGTCCCTTTCTTACAAAAG TTGATGGCGGAGATTCTTGGAACGTACTTTTTGATATTCGCCGGTTGTGCATCGGTGGCCGTAAACGCCCAACACGACAAAGCCGTGACTCTTCCTGGGATCGCCATCGTTTGGGGACTCACCGTCATGGTTCTTGTTTACTCTCTCGGTCACATCTCTGGCGCTCATTTCAATCCGGCGGTCACGATTGCGTTCGCATCTTGCGGCCGTTTCCCTCTCAAACAG GTTCCGGCTTATGTGATATCACAAGTGATCGGATCAACGCTTGCGGCGGCAACTTTGCGGCTTTTGTTCGGACTTGATCAGGATGTTTGCAGTGGGAAACATGACGTGTTCGTCGGAACATTACCGTCAGGATCCGATTTGCAGTCGTTTGTGATCGAGTTTATAATCACTTTCTACCTAATGTTCATCATTTCCGGAGTTGCAACCGACAATAGAGCG ATTGGAGAACTTGCCGGGCTAGCTGTAGGGTCGACGGTGCTACTTAACGTGATAATTGCCGG accgGTGTCGGGAGCTTCGATGAATCCAGGAAGAAGTTTGGGACCTGCAATGGTGTACAATTGCTACAAAGGAATTTGGATATACATAGCGTCTCCAATTCTCGGTGCAGTTGCGGGTGCATGGGTTTATAACACGGTTAGATATACCGATAAACCGTTGCGTGAAATAACCAAAAGCGGCTCGTTTTTAAAGTCCGTGCGAAATGGTAGCTCTCGTTAA
- the LOC117133035 gene encoding uncharacterized protein LOC117133035, which produces MITNFEEWAEDNPAPATVMIISDRLGWRMSQSSLLQKSNYNCLLAYSVRPFVKPTLLTSAEWLWESLLAVSETKRHILQTCSGSEMVVASTGMFYCDLCDYDYNSLDDFKKHLSRKEHTYEEHRMLSHSQSFPHRQRQFKISKYHDEVGYPPKTKRMRKAPRKCFLLRPLRFTRR; this is translated from the exons ATGATTACAAATTTTGAGGAATGGGCAGAAGATAATCCTGCTCCGGCTACAGTTATGATCATATCAGATCGACTGGGTTGGCGCATGTCCCAATCATCACTTCTACAGAAGAGTAACTACAACTGTCTTTTGGCTTATTCAGTTAGGCCTTTTGTAAAGCCAACCCTGCTCACTTCTGCTGAGTGGCTCTGGGAAAGCTTACTTGCAG TTTCAGAGACAAAAAGACACATTCTTCAGACGTGCAGTGGAAGTGAAATGGTTGTTGCATCTACCGGTATGTTTTATTGCGATTTGTGCGACTATGATTACAATAGCCTGGATGATTTCAAGAAGCATCTCTCAAGAAAAGAACATACATATGAG GAGCACAGAATGCTTTCGCATTCTCAATCTTTTCCTCACCGGCAAAGGCAATTTAAAATATCCAAGTACCATGATGAg GTAGGATATCCTCCCAAGACCAAACGTATGAGGAAAGCACCCCGGAAGTGTTTTCTCCTAAGACCATTACGTTTTACTAGACGCTGA
- the LOC103861024 gene encoding oil body-associated protein 2B, with amino-acid sequence MASSDKAPVACPASIGECKEPMGDPTKTTTAILEKGTTTMQSMKPIKQMSLHMCSFACYSHDPGRQIEVHIYDHRVNHDFLQCAVYDSSSSNVLVVTLSIEAFALDYDLRFMMCFYCIKFLGIEYIVSEKLFESLSPEEQKLWHSHDYKIQMALLVTPRIPELVAKPELKNLAKSNGKFWCTWQIDRGDRLPLGVPSLMVSPQDVNLGRIKPKLVKKRDEEHGISTESLKPSREGICGPGKKILVADYLRLMSLRQI; translated from the exons ATGGCGTCAAGTGATAAGGCTCCTGTGGCGTGTCCAGCAAGCATCGGAGAATGTAAGGAGCCAATGGGAGATCCTACGAAGACAACTACGGCGATACTAGAAAAAGGAACGACTACGATGCAGTCTATGAAACCAATCAAGCAAATGAGTCTCCACATGTGTTCCTTCGCTTGCTATAGCCACGATCCTGGCCGTCAGATCGAAGTTCATATCTATGATCACCGTGTAAACCATGACTTTCTCCAGTGTGCTGTCTACGATTCCAGTTCCTCTAATGTCCTGGTTGTAACGTTGAGTATTGAAGCTTTTGCGTTAGATTATGACTTAAGATTTATGATGTGTTTTTATTGTATTAAATTTCTAGGGATCGAATATATAGTGTCAGAGAAGTTATTCGAAAGCCTCTCACCGGAGGAACAAAAGCTTTGGCATTCCCATGATTATAAG ATCCAGATGGCTCTTCTAGTAACTCCAAGGATCCCAGAGCTCGTTGCAAAGCCGGAGCTTAAAAATCTTGCCAAGTCCAACGGAAAATTTTGGTGTACATGGCAGATCGATCGCG GGGATAGATTACCACTAGGTGTACCATCATTAATGGTGTCTCCACAAGATGTGAATCTGGGGAGGATAAAACCGAAACTTGTGAAAAAGAGAGATGAAGAACATGGGATCTCAACGGAATCGTTGAAGCCGTCACGGGAAGGGATTTGCGGACCGGGGAAAAAAATTTTGGTTGCTGATTATTTGCGCTTGATGTCGTTGAGACAGATATGA